A stretch of the Acanthopagrus latus isolate v.2019 chromosome 9, fAcaLat1.1, whole genome shotgun sequence genome encodes the following:
- the trim63b gene encoding E3 ubiquitin-protein ligase TRIM63, with product MDVQRTGSTIRPPSPMDSLEKQLSCPICLDMFTKPVVILPCQHNLCRSCASDLYDSRNPYRFSGGVFRCPTCRFEVVLDRHGVHGLQRNLLVENIIDIYKQQQEGSGSGSPETTLKPKEGKEPMCQEHEDEKINIYCVTCQVPTCSMCKVFGQHKDCEVAPLASIYQAQKGELSNAIDTLVASNGRLQALLNQMEDACRAVQDNAQRAKQGLAERFDLLYAVLEERKTILLEQIGKEQDEKVAALRALAQRYGERLQSSTELTDTAVRALEQGGAAEFLLASKGLITQTKDAAKSSLGEERPEPGFEKMDHFTLSTEHVETVLAKMDFGMVDDDEFEDAEDEEEEEEEEEEE from the coding sequence ATGGACGTCCAGAGGACAGGATCCACCATTCGGCCCCCGAGCCCCATGGATAGCCTAGAGAAGCAGCTAAGCTGCCCCATCTGCCTGGACATGTTCACCAAACCTGTGGTCATCCTGCCCTGCCAGCACAACCTGTGCCGTAGCTGTGCCAGTGACCTCTACGACTCGCGCAACCCATACCGCTTTTCTGGTGGCGTCTTTCGCTGTCCTACCTGCCGGTTTGAGGTTGTGCTAGACCGCCATGGTGTGCATGGGCTCCAGCGAAACCTGTTGGTAGAAAATATCATCGACATCtacaagcagcagcaggaaggcaGCGGCAGTGGAAGCCCAGAAACCACCCTGAAGCCTAAAGAGGGCAAAGAACCCATGTGCCAAGAACACGAGGATGAGAAAATCAATATCTATTGTGTGACCTGCCAGGTACCCACCTGCTCTATGTGCAAAGTGTTTGGCCAGCATAAGGACTGTGAGGTGGCGCCTTTAGCAAGTATTTACCAGGCTCAGAAAGGTGAACTGAGTAATGCTATTGACACCCTGGTGGCTAGCAATGGTCGCCTGCAGGCTCTGCTCAACCAGATGGAGGATGCCTGCCGCGCCGTGCAGGACAACGCTCAACGTGCTAAACAAGGGCTAGCTGAACGCTTTGACCTGTTATATGCTGTCCTGGAGGAGCGCAAGACCATTCTGCTTGAGCAGATCGGTAAAGAACAAGATGAAAAGGTGGCTGCTCTCCGGGCGCTGGCCCAGCGTTACGGTGAACGACTGCAGTCGAGTACAGAGCTCACAGACACGGCTGTGAGGGCGTTGGAGCAGGGTGGTGCTGCTGAGTTCCTGTTAGCCTCCAAGGGCCTTATCACGCAGACCAAAGATGCAGCTAAAAGCTCACTGGGGGAAGAGAGGCCAGAGCCAGGCTTTGAGAAGATGGACCACTTCACTCTGTCAACAGAGCACGTTGAAACAGTCCTAGCAAAAATGGACTTTGGAATGGTCGATGATGATGAGTTTGAGGATgcagaagatgaggaggaagaggaggaggaggaggaggaggaataa